The sequence below is a genomic window from Massilia oculi.
CATTACGGAGCAAACCAAGCTTCATGTTTTGACAGTGCCGAAGGCGAACGCCTCAGGTTCAGGCAAGCCTGCCCATGACAAAGGTCGCTATCTGCCCCACCTCCACTTCAACATCGACATACCCCCGCGCACGAAGCAGTGCCTCGAGTTGCGCGGATTGCGTGACTTCGCCTCCACTACGCAGCGTGCGCAGCGACGACATCATCGCCATGAACGGATCGTCCGGCCTGGTATACAGCGGCGCAATCAGCCAGCCCCCGCTGCACGAAGCGGCCGCGATACGGTCGATCGCTTGCTCGAGCACTGACAGTTTCATGAACATGGTGGGAAGCCACGCCAGCGTGTAGCGTGGACCAGGATCGAGCGCGGTCACGTCGAGACGTTGCAGCCGGATGCGCCCGGCATGTTCGCTGGCAGCCACGTTCCCGGCGGCGAGACGCAACGCGGGTTCCCAGATGTCGATCGCGTCGATATCGAGGTCAGGACACGTCTGCGCGGCCCGCAGCGCAACGCCGCCGACCCCGGTGCCGACATCGAGAAACACGCCATCCAGCGCCGCCTGCAAGGAAGGCCGTGTGCTGGCAAGGCCAAGGATGCGGTCGAATGCATTGCTGGAGGCACGCCCCATCGCCTGGAGGAGGTCGGGGTCTTCGACTTGCCACGAAGCCGTGCGATCGGGCTCCCTGAACAATTCGCTGCTTTCCACGAACGCCATCTCGATCTCGACAAGCAGCGGCGCGATTTCCGCGTGGTCGAGGTCCGTCAAGGCATCTCCCAACGCCAGGCGCACACCGTCGCTGATCTGCTCCTCGATGGCGGTATCGACGCCGGCGCCGGAACGCAGCTTGAGCGCCGCGCCGATCACCGCCAGCATTCGGGCGGCGCGAGCAAGTTCGTGGATGCGGTGAGAAATGGATCCTGACACGTAATACTCCCTCAATCGAG
It includes:
- a CDS encoding SAM-dependent methyltransferase; translated protein: MLAVIGAALKLRSGAGVDTAIEEQISDGVRLALGDALTDLDHAEIAPLLVEIEMAFVESSELFREPDRTASWQVEDPDLLQAMGRASSNAFDRILGLASTRPSLQAALDGVFLDVGTGVGGVALRAAQTCPDLDIDAIDIWEPALRLAAGNVAASEHAGRIRLQRLDVTALDPGPRYTLAWLPTMFMKLSVLEQAIDRIAAASCSGGWLIAPLYTRPDDPFMAMMSSLRTLRSGGEVTQSAQLEALLRARGYVDVEVEVGQIATFVMGRLA